A single genomic interval of Anopheles marshallii chromosome 2, idAnoMarsDA_429_01, whole genome shotgun sequence harbors:
- the LOC128707721 gene encoding kinetochore-associated protein 1 — MWSCVEPVSSIDESIVGVFCTSGLLRISSQETVLKTPTIHGILQNNRLIISIDHALILYEDEKRCNQGNFVNACSPVEVIAVSASGNIVVCGLSNGTVIVLHISGTIVLTLELQSPDGRGGITFAGIFDEGNGRFLLHTTRGSLHRLILDETKIIESIATGQQELENSQYTHYEMLIEKLFKDQITCFIPIRQYCQGKETIVPLIAAANKHSIYFYREENFETVPLKPEYNGVKKMFTLMNCKYALTNSGQLFELCPLTKLMSELPCMFRIEELVILEATGEIIELLITTKPDTNGKILMKIVSFPSMEVRQEMEMSEHTWLVQQPKNFANIYYIAGLTHSEPIVQEFELKILSETDPSLRLVKLIKIGRLDEAEEFAKQFELDVQLVHQARAKQLLDGLSTSPNAEELFCKLLKVLADVNDPQFLTSIRDTSIADRNMKKRYFQFLLTKVSAAQNVEMGSVIDINERLLRMETLKLIDPYEIDQDWQQFVYHDNLLQLCTELFQKDMDAACLIWSRHIACILPQLDDAKVAVLLRAIPKETSPLHVVQWLLHFVGPILHHQPQLMLLLVQFIVTRTKSFQKLAGWPMIGLTFIEDVIKLLQEVKFPLIDLRLQYDSNMEELHRMATALRDLVILKQQFNLQASLDCYMQEDVNSTAFRLLQITPLNLLARIVTEFLYKFFIGQEHLLFDQIVRYVKFLTVNQHNSFWDQRCVALVELLYDEQQQLETVMTILRAAPVPWAPAVASLMRYSSSDLPIATEITNERNTQIIKCLKVKYGWSLKAIFNTRLLVQRVLKLHHPEMLADIHAIVKTDPKLAFTTDVSVIVKMAEYGEVIAAAQYLDALENKRRDDCCRSSISMMIRMIDRGQISTDTTNAYLEALQMLKRRANADQQTAIQQIVNIVQLRTEFELSASCHSYSNQIERTALLLAGIRSIFGKLQHNRDQFLDLLLGAMRRLSSLLGIKLLDSLYEVMVLLKNVHLSCLLAGQLAEMTNLRQPGAFSSVHRIVSLLLVQHVQSMHSSDCYAWIEDPLTFPVCRELLYQTTTDCPNEVTVRLELLRWIQLGARYYPVGIEDEFSRRTTIPETVFDAMYEQLADDGMPKQNGINGTTLPKDVKRESLSTFDVVNDDFDQVSVPKNRQVQEQETIVTCVGLALQMVLLRVKGDTRTSGTFTHLLSLMGPMDEVAISSAFQTTLDGLIRIKQYPPVIGIVHQLRSYQSTLGLLIPIPYAENVSRKTIKYMLSQKEPNFSGAIMTLFTCENRDACLEYLRTNLTNESQRIALHTMLEFYYFTIGQEAKAVEERNQRLRYTLFYELCKLDSSLKAKKSFIFHSQSDLMKELKHKVINVELLRKLSDAFSWDYQQMLVSQVITLLSQQELSFAVRTDAYGQEQIVINETADAMLAQLQPYLAEIDNEVLLCTKLNKYMEQANGYFYEQFFCIFEILSQYGETKDDIQKWQNILTFMRNQLTGRRRQRPGQTELEAWMRLHSDGDMLPEIAKYRYPFMLILRQPLKVLLKEDITIENYHKLLILVSMKASAEGLDCREMNDYFCRSAVINSINEYKIQNREKTQHSEWHRQSKNKAFLQSILRIVNSVCDLSTKLYILYYITCNALDGDDQVNAAYACYQFARTHESSLIGIPEAKDKIEKIYRKYPVLKTQQLLQQNGVTDEKQFQLVKNPQELIQALYTESCFQKVKVNELATIIGQLHDLDVEAIQMGLLQKWLTMFGGSGMEAVADAFNNGSGMLEETLYDDHNVSDASQEDESNGHESMARAYYILSSWQRSKSVEFLVAELNSSLDASHGASDVNKQLQIYQCFSKLVDDNCTSYREFFTQKRYVALKCVHLLKALGMHTISVARFEEADKMALLKMLWQSHATNPKGLEVLALICIGYDIYVPQIWNGILKQMARLGLVGNLRALIDTVTAHRQLFGLEGYRMAWELLIKEPFRSANREQSLTEDALLARSLVLLQKCPISFRLNLIEIADVCVNVNRTNMAAVLLGFSDEEQREALKKLIATIAVPNLHDQIRELEEFGLATTITKAVCRELIDSPESSPSAEKKWRTN, encoded by the exons ATGTGGTCCTGCGTAGAACCCGTTTCATCAATCGACGAATCGATTGTGGGAGTGTTTTGTACGAGTGGGTTATTGCGAATCTCCAGTCAGGAAACG GTCCTGAAAACGCCTACTATACATGGAATCCTGCAAAACAACCGTTTGATTATATCGATCGATCATGCGTTGATATTGTACGAAGATGAAAAACGCTGCAACCAAGGCAATTTTGTTAACGCGTGTTCTCCGGTAGAAGTGATCGCTGTTTCAGCGAGTGGAAATATTGTCGTATGTGGTTTATCCAATGGCACCGTTATTGTGCTACACATATCGGGAACTATTGTGCTTACACT GGAATTGCAGAGTCCCGATGGAAGGGGAGGAATCACCTTCGCCGGCATATTCGACGAAGGGAATGGGCGGTTCTTGCTACACACGACAAGGGGATCACTTCACAGGCTCATCctggatgaaacaaaaattatcgaATCTATTGCTACTGGCCAGCAGGAACTAGAGAATTCACAGTACACACATTACGAAATGTTGATTGAAAAGTTGTTTAAAGATCAGATCACATGCTTTATTCCGATTCGGCAATACTGTCAAGGTAAAGAGACCATCGTGCCGCTTATTGCAgccgcaaacaaacattccatcTACTTCTACCGTGAGGAGAACTTTGAAACGGTCCCACTAAAGCCGGAATACAATGgagtgaagaaaatgtttacacTCATGAACTGCAA GTACGCGTTGACTAACAGTGGTCAGCTGTTTGAATTATGTCCTCTGACGAAGCTGATGTCAGAGTTACCGTGCATGTTTCGCATCGAAGAACTCGTAATACTTGAGGCTACTGGTGAAATTATCGAATTGCTCATAACAACCAAGCCAGACACCAACGGGAAGATCCTGATGAAGATCGTTAGCTTTCCGT CGATGGAAGTTcggcaggaaatggaaatgtccGAACACACATGGTTGGTGCAACAGCCGAAAAATTTTGCCAACATCTATTACATCGCTGGCCTAACGCACAGTGAGCCGATTGTGCAGGAGTTCGAGCTGAAGATACTGTCTGAAACGGACCCATCGCTGCGACTGGTCAAGTTGATCAAAATCGGACGACTGGATGAGGCCGAAGAGTTCGCGAAACAGTTCGAGCTAGACGTACAGCTGGTGCATCAGGCACGGGCAAAGCAATTGCTCGATGGTCTCAGCACATCACCCAACGCCGAAGAGCTGTTTTGTAAGCTGTTGAAGGTTTTGGCTGACGTAAATGATCCACAGTTTCTTACCTCTATTCGTGATACAAGCATTGCTGATAGGAACATGAAGAAACGCTATTTCCAGTTTCTACTCACCAAAGTATCCGCCGCCCAG AACGTTGAAATGGGATCGGTGATCGATATCAACGAACGGCTGCTGCGCATGGAAACGCTCAAGCTGATCGATCCGTACGAAATTGACCAGGATTGGCAGCAATTTGTGTATCACGACAATTTACTGCAGTTGTGCACCGAACTGTTCCAAAAGGACATGGACGCGGCGTGCTTGATTTGGTCACGCCACATCGCTTGTATTTTGCCACAGCTCGATGATGCCAAAGTGGCCGTCCTGTTGCGTGCCATACCGAAGGAAACGTCTCCGTTGCATGTTGTGCAGTGGTTGCTTCATTTCGTTGGACCCATCCTGCACCATCAACCCCAGCTAATGCTTCTGCTGGTGCAGTTTATCGTAACGCGCACCAAATCCTTCCAAAAGCTCGCTGGTTGGCCCATGATCGGTTTGACGTTTATCGAGGATGTGATCAAGTTGCTGCAGGAGGTTAAGTTCCCACTGATCGATCTGCGACTGCAGTACGACAGCAACATGGAAGAGTTGCATCGCATGGCAACTGCCTTACGCGATCTCGTCATACTAAAGCAGCAGTTCAATCTGCAGGCGAGCCTCGATTGTTACATGCAGGAGGATGTCAACAGTACCGCATTCCGCTTGCTACAAATTACACCACTAAATCTGCTCGCTCGTATTGTTACCGAGTTTCTGTACAAGTTTTTTATCGGCCAGGAACATCTGCTGTTTGATCAGATCGTGCGCTACGTGAAATTTCTAACCGTTAACCAGCACAACAGCTTCTGGGATCAGCGATGCGTTGCGCTGGTAGAGCTGCTGTACGATGAGCAGCAACAGCTGGAAACGGTGATGACGATATTGCGAGCCGCTCCGGTACCGTGGGCTCCAGCCGTTGCTTCCCTTATGCGCTACTCGTCTAGCGATCTACCGATCGCAACCGAAATCACTAACGAGCGGAACACGCAGATCATCAAGTGTCTGAAGGTGAAGTATGGCTGGAGTCTAAAGGCGATATTCAATACCCGGCTATTGGTACAGCGTGTGCTGAAGCTACACCATCCGGAGATGCTGGCCGATATTCATGCAATTGTAAAAACCGATCCCAAATTGGCCTTCACGACGGATGTGAGCGTAATTGTGAAGATGGCTGAATATGGCGAAGTGATTGCCGCTGCACAGTATCTTGATGCTTTGGAGAACAAACGTCGCGATGATTGCTGTCGAAGCAGCATTTCGATGATGATA CGTATGATCGATAGAGGACAAATTTCAACTGACACTACGAATGCGTATCTCGAGGCGCTGCAAATGCTGAAGCGACGTGCCAACGCCGACCAGCAAACGGCCATCCAGCAGATCGTTAATATTGTCCAGCTACGTACCGAGTTTGAATTGTCCGCGTCTTGCCACAGCTATAGCAATCAAATCGAGCGCACCGCTCTACTTCTTGCCGGTATTAGAAGTATTTTTGGCAAGCTTCAACACAATCGGGATCAGTTCCTCGATTTGTTACTCGGGGCAATGAGAAGGCTTTCCTCACTGTTAGGCATCAAGTTGCTCGACTCACTGTACGAAGTTATGGTTCTGCTGAAAAACGTGCATCTCAGCTGCCTTCTTGCGGGACAGCTTGCCGAAATGACTAACCTGCGACAACCGGGTGCATTTAGTTCGGTGCATCGAATCGTTTCATTGCTGCTCGTTCAACACGTGCAAAGTATGCATTCGAGCGATTGTTATGCTTGGATAGAAGATCCACTCACATTTCCTGTTTGTCGCGAGCTACTCTATCAAACCACAACCGACTGTCCAAATGAAGTCACTGTACGGTTGGAGCTGTTGCGCTGGATCCAACTCGGCGCTCGATACTACCCGGTTGGTATTGAGGATGAGTTCAGCAGACGTACGACCATTCCCGAAACCGTGTTCGATGCAATGTACGAGCAGCTGGCGGATGATGGCATGCCCAAACAGAATGGCATCAACGGAACGACACTTCCAAAGGATGTTAAGCGTGAATCGCTTTCGACGTTCGATGTGGTGAACGATGATTTTGATCAGGTTAGTGTGCCAAAGAACCGTCAGGTACAGGAGCAAGAAACGATCGTCACATGCGTAGGGCTTGCGCTACAAATGGTACTGTTGCGCGTAAAAGGTGACACACGAACGAGTGGCACGTTCACACACCTTCTGTCCCTAATGGGTCCAATGGATGAGGTGGCCATTTCGTCTGCCTTTCAGACCACCCTTGATGGGTTGATTCGTATCAAACAATACCCGCCGGTTATCGGAATAGTGCATCAGCTACGATCCTATCAATCAACGTTAGGACTACTGATTCCGATCCCGTACGCAGAAAACGTTTCGCGCAAGACGATCAAGTACATGCTCTCGCAAAAGGAACCCAACTTTAGCG GTGCCATCATGACACTATTCACGTGCGAAAACCGTGATGCCTGTTTGGAGTATTTGCGCACAAACCTTACTAATGAATCGCAGCGAATTGCGCTCCATACTATGCTCGAGTTTTATTACTTCACCATCGGGCAGGAAGCGAAGGCGGTGGAGGAGCGTAACCAACGGCTTCGGTACACGCTATTCTACGAGCTGTGCAAGCTAGATTCATCGCTGAAGGCCAAGAAATCGTTCATCTTCCACTCGCAGTCCGACCTGATGAAGGAACTGAAGCATAAGGTGATCAATGTGGAACTGCTGCGCAAGTTAAGCGACGCTTTCAGCTGGGACTACCAGCAGATGCTCGTGTCGCAGGTGATCACTTTGCTGAGCCAGCAGGAACTTTCATTCGCTGTCCGCACGGATGCATACGGTCAGGAGCAGATCGTCATTAACGAAACGGCAGATGCGATGCTGGCGCAGTTGCAACCGTATTTGGCGGAGATTGACAACGAGGTGCTGCTCTGCACCAAGCTGAACAAGTACATGGAGCAGGCGAACGGGTACTTTTACGAACAGTTCTTCTGCATCTTCGAGATACTCTCGCAGTACGGCGAAACGAAGGATGACATTCAGAAGTGGCAAAACATACTTACCTTCATGAGGAATCAGCTGACCGGGCGACGCCGACAACGTCCGGGGCAAACCGAACTGGAGGCTTGGATGCGCTTGCATTCGGATGGAGATATGCTGCCGGAAATTGCCAAATATAGGTACCCATTCATGCTCATCCTGCGCCAACCGCTGAAGGTTCTGCTGAAGGAAGACATTACGATCGAAAACTACCACAAACTGTTGATATTGGTGTCGATGAAAGCGTCGGCGGAGGGTTTAGATTGCCGAGAGATGAACGACTACTTCTGCAGATCGGCCGTCATCAATTCGATCAACGAGTACAAGATTCAGAACAGGGAAAAAACCCAACATTCCGAATGGCACCGACAGTCGAAGAACAAGGCGTTCTTGCAGTCC ATACTTCGCATCGTGAACAGTGTGTGCGATTTGTCCACCAAACTGTACATCCTGTACTACATCACCTGCAATGCGCTCGATGGGGACGATCAGGTGAATGCGGCGTACGCTTGCTATCAgttcgcacgcacgcacgaatCTAGCCTGATCGGCATCCCCGAGGCAAAGGATAAGATCGAAAAGATCTATCGCAAATATCCGGTGCTGAAAACGCAACAGCTGCTACAGCAGAACGGCGTCACCGACGAGAAGCAGTTCCAGCTGGTGAAGAACCCGCAGGAGCTGATCCAGGCACTGTACACCGAATCGTGCTTCCAGAAGGTGAAGGTGAACGAACTGGCAACCATCATCGGTCAACTGCACGATTTGGACGTGGAAGCAATACAGATGGGCCTGCTGCAGAAATGGCTCACTATGTTTGGTGGGTCGGGTATGGAAGCCGTTGCTGACGCGTTCAACAACGGTAGCGGAATGCTCGAGGAAACACTCTACGATGATCATAACGTTTCGGACGCGAGCCAGGAAGATGAATCGAACGGGCATGAGAGTATGGCGCGTGCTTACTACATACTCAGCAGCTGGCAGCGATCCAAGAGTGTTGAGTTTCTCGTTGCGGAACTCAACTCCAGCTTGGACGCATCGCACGGTGCTTCCGATGTGAACAAACAGTTACAGATTTATCAGTGCTTCAGCAAACTCGTCGACGATAACTGTACGTCGTACCGCGAATTCTTCACCCAGAAGCGTTACGTTGCTCTAAAGTGTGTCCATCTGTTGAAGGCGCTCGGTATGCATACGATCTCTGTCGCTCGGTTCGAAGAGGCCGACAAGATGGCATTGCTCAAAATGCTCTGGCAATCGCACGCCACCAATCCGAAAGGACTGGAGGTGCTGGCACTGATCTGCATCGGGTACGACATATACGTACCTCAGATTTGGAATGGCATTCTGAAGCAGATGGCTCGATTGGGGTTGGTGGGCAATTTGCGTGCCCTGATTGACACCGTCACTGCCCACCGGCAGCTGTTTGGGCTCGAAGGCTACCGAATGGCTTGGGAGCTGTTAATCAAGGAACCGTTCCGCAGTGCCAACCGGGAACAGTCACTGACCGAGGATGCACTACTCGCACGCTCGCTAGTGTTGCTCCAAAAGTGTCCCATTTCGTTCCGCTTGAATCTAATCGAAATTGCAGACGTTTGTGTGAACGTGAATCGAACCAACATGGCTGCGGTATTGCTTGGATTCTCCGACGAAGAACAAAGAGAAGCGCTCAAGAAG TTAATTGCTACCATCGCTGTGCCAAATTTGCACGATCAAATACGCGAACTGGAGGAATTTGGACTGGCTACGACGATCACGAAAGCAGTCTGTCGGGAATTGATTGATTCGCCTGAATCGTCTCCTTCAGCTGAGAAAAAATGGCGTACGAACTAA
- the LOC128708942 gene encoding uncharacterized protein LOC128708942: MANFNHMPNEILEEIFDHLDYRTRRNLTLVCRRWNTVLLSQRFIARNVTLLIDGQRTLVLHKHPIQRGYPNLTLKLDNAINGDAFKGLRLLPTIVPSPSNVKLQLVFPNDPRWVALCEAQFINLRTVQTFHLMGCCRTEHPRKPLTIQMDQLHTLNLECSGVQDLCLVAPKLSRLHLHVLSEEHLDFLLHFIHQLKALSIVFDSKESYFFYNLKPNNLRELAIDRRQKGMTKSERNISIAFFKRLNHLQRLELRVKFVDSYVLHTIANALTQLVELSLEVAEGTIELKHIANLTRLNRLRIVACRVNLQSVHLPALRTLELGSAELPGTYLEGIEGLMAFHRMRSLTLMNVKVYPEMQQLTPTYSVERMVLAYYRRLEETHLLILVKRFPALRWLRVSHCHGVYRREMDKLKRMMPTLAVAFDEAKSDRI; the protein is encoded by the exons ATGGCAAACTTTAACCATATGCCCAATGAG ATTTTGGAAGAGATATTCGATCATCTCGATTATCGGACGCGCCGCAATCTGACGCTAGTGTGTCGACGATGGAACACTGTCCTGCTATCGCAACGATTCATTGCCCGCAATGTAACGCTCCTGATCGATGGACAACGTACGCTTGTGCTGCACAAACATCCCATCCAAAGAGGTTACCCAAATTTGACACTCAAACTGGACAACGCCATCAACGGGGATGCCTTCAAAGGGTTACGCTTGCTACCGACAATCGTCCCATCACCGTCCAACGTGAAGCTGCAGCTGGTGTTTCCGAACGATCCGCGCTGGGTCGCGTTATGCGAAGCACAGTTTATAAACCTTCGCACCGTACAAACGTTCCATCTGATGGGCTGTTGCCGTACGGAACATCCGCGCAAACCGCTCACGATACAAATGGACCAGCTGCATACGCTAAACCTGGAGTGCAGTGGCGTGCAGGACCTGTGCCTAGTGGCGCCCAAACTTTCGCGCCTTCATCTACACGTGCTGTCTGAGGAACATCTCGATTTTCTGCTACATTTCATCCACCAGTTAAAGGCGCTTAGCATCGTGTTCGACTCGAAGGAGAGCTACTTTTTCTACAACCTCAAACCGAACAATTTGCGCGAGCTTGCGATCGATCGGCGCCAGAAAGGTATGACGAAGAGTGAGCGAAACATTAGCATTGCATTCTTCAAGCGTCTGAATCACCTGCAGCGGCTGGAGCTGCGTGTGAAGTTTGTCGACAGCTACGTACTGCACACCATAGCGAACGCACTGACGCAGTTGGTTGAGCTGTCGCTTGAGGTGGCCGAAGGTACGATCGAGCTAAAGCACATCGCGAACCTAACCCGACTCAACCGGTTGCGCATTGTGGCGTGTCGCGTGAATTTACAAAGCGTGCACTTACCAGCGCTGCGAACGTTGGAGCTTGGCTCGGCAGAACTCCCCGGTACCTACCTCGAGGGCATCGAAGGACTGATGGCTTTCCATCGGATGCGATCGTTAACGTTGATGAATGTGAAGGTTTACCCGGAGATGCAGCAGCTCACGCCAACGTACAGCGTAGAGCGGATGGTTCTTGCCTATTACCGGCGG ctggaGGAGACTCACCTTCTGATACTGGTCAAACGGTTCCCCGCATTGCGCTGGCTTCGGGTCAGCCACTGTCACGGTGTTTATAGGCGAGAAATGGACAAACTGAAGCGGATGATGCCGACGTTAGCGGTAGCGTTCGACGAGGCTAAAAGTGATAGAATTTAA
- the LOC128718440 gene encoding integrator complex subunit 6-like — MTTAIIFLLNNTPSMLQTTMMNGVRNSYIDIAKQTVETFVQLRCKDENVMSDRYMLLTYDTPPNHMKVSWDASMDQFMNAVKTLECTGSTSERNALGNLFEMLNQERMVFGGDTYGYGRCPSTAMFCFFVLITNYHDFPKISDTTFLPLSPNVVGSQLTKEPFRWDQRLFALVLGSTKSPPYIKKMSLAMGGWCMPIKSKGSWYRSISRLAKNLKVMLMISFIHETILFKSAAETNIYKLEPTKYALLNCGETWKGLWPVPESYWPDDVQNELPPRDAFPVMRILPESSDEPVWMANFPVDKYCVETRTSTDKLPTTDPGKVWPVVIMSTTHRKEQPFGYIKRECGTLYFYISTYNYPELHRLMTENFPNFNARNVQFINALQNYISMIPSYYRYYLSKALSGIVESTVLEMVLRMECANHYNKHLLDSFCRMREAAKLSRMRMCDYVSKQQGNPTAKQQETTPLIEEHPLLKLRKKDTQCTAKTIVVPTIERSTLSPDYRKLYAIDRKDLLDMLNRMRNAFYCPENMSYCMNSLKHSVPIAVMQQYTATQQNMTMLRTLTVSDNTENIQFSPAARYTREQSQKLTAKRMKLL; from the coding sequence ATGACGACGGCGATAATCTTTCTATTGAATAACACCCCATCGATGCTGCAAACGACGATGATGAATGGGGTGCGCAATTCGTACATAGATATTGCCAAACAGACGGTAGAAACGTTCGTACAGCTTCGTTGTAAGGATGAGAACGTCATGTCTGATCGTTACATGCTGCTAACATACGACACACCGCCGAATCACATGAAAGTGAGCTGGGACGCAAGTATGGATCAGTTTATGAATGCAGTAAAAACACTTGAATGCACTGGAAGTACGTCGGAACGCAATGCGCTAGGCAATTTGTTTGAGATGCTCAATCAGGAGCGCATGGTATTTGGCGGGGATACGTACGGCTACGGAAGATGTCCATCCACCGCCATGTTCTGCTTCTTTGTGCTCATCACGAACTATCACGATTTTCCGAAGATATCCGATACTACCTTTTTGCCGCTATCCCCAAACGTGGTTGGCTCGCAACTGACGAAGGAACCGTTTCGATGGGATCAGCGATTGTTTGCATTGGTCCTGGGAAGTACAAAAAGTCCAccgtacattaaaaaaatgtcccTCGCAATGGGTGGATGGTGTATGCCGATCAAATCAAAGGGAAGTTGGTATCGGAGCATATCAAGGCTAGCGAAAAATTTAAAGGTTATGCTGATGATCAGCTTCATCCATGAAACTATCCTGTTCAAAAGCGCTGCTGAAACAAACATCTACAAACTTGAACCAACGAAATATGCCCTGTTGAACTGTGGTGAAACATGGAAAGGGTTGTGGCCTGTCCCGGAATCCTACTGGCCAGATGACGTACAAAATGAGCTACCACCTCGTGATGCTTTTCCGGTGATGCGCATACTGCCCGAGTCTAGTGACGAACCGGTATGGATGGCGAATTTCCCAGTCGACAAATACTGTGTGGAGACACGCACGAGTACAGACAAGTTACCGACAACGGACCCAGGCAAGGTATGGCCGGTGGTGATCATGTCGACCACGCATCGAAAGGAGCAGCCCTTTGGCTACATTAAACGAGAATGTGGAACATTATATTTCTACATTTCAACGTACAACTATCCCGAGCTGCATCGCTTGATGACGGAAAACTTTCCTAACTTCAACGCGAGAAACGTACAATTCATTAACGCTTTGCAAAATTACATATCCATGATACCATCGTACTACCGGTACTACTTAAGCAAAGCACTGAGCGGTATAGTGGAAAGCACCGTGCTGGAAATGGTACTTCGGATGGAATGTGCAAATCATTACAATAAGCACCTATTGGACAGTTTTTGCCGCATGCGAGAAGCTGCAAAATTGAGTCGTATGCGAATGTGCGATTACGTGTCGAAGCAACAGGGCAACCCCACTGCAAAGCAACAAGAAACTACGCCACTAATCGAAGAACATCCGTTACTAAAACTGCGAAAAAAGGATACCCAATGCACGGCAAAGACTATCGTCGTGCCGACCATCGAACGATCGACCTTATCACCCGACTACCGCAAACTTTACGCCATCGATCGCAAGGATCTGCTCGATATGTTAAATCGTATGAGGAATGCCTTCTACTGCCCGGAGAATATGTCATACTGCATGAATTCCTTAAAACACTCGGTGCCTATAGCAGTGATGCAACAATACACTGCAACCCAGCAGAATATGACCATGCTGCGGACCCTTACGGTCAGTGATAACACCGAGAACATCCAATTCTCACCAGCAGCTCGCTATACTCGGGAGCAATCTCAAAAGCTCACAGCAAAGAGAATGAAATTACTTTAG